A window of the Garra rufa chromosome 10, GarRuf1.0, whole genome shotgun sequence genome harbors these coding sequences:
- the nsun4 gene encoding 5-methylcytosine rRNA methyltransferase NSUN4, protein MAAYVCTRSCISKFKESIRFIPRRYRVKTKWAATRPKFPATELALHNFDTSYSIQLRDLWPSVRVAMLCEQKYGALINSFSSAPNVITDLEVQGCKDFISFDCSRNEVHQSSQDSTTSHRDSTKLEPAPLQPSITPDIKCLVFPQGDISRFKPARPDSSGILGYYLLDAASVLPVLALDVQPGHTVLDLCAAPGGKTLALLQTHSVNYLWANDLSGSRTMRLRRTLQSYLPKEFMDENKILVTSTDGRQLGMTEEKRFDRVLVDVPCTTDRHSAMVEENNIFKRSRTKERQKLPLLQTQLLLAGIQATRRGGHIVYSTCSLSQLQNECVVQQAISLAQQELGITVEVEDLRWFAQRFSDTFHFAPQLCVGELVLPHLRANFGPIYMCKLHRIN, encoded by the exons ATGGCAGCGTACGTGTGCACGCGATCTTGTATAAGCAAATTTAAAGAGTCGATTAGATTTATTCCGCGTCGGTATCGAGTTAAAACTAAATGG GCAGCTACACGACCCAAGTTTCCAGCCACTGAACTTGCTCTGCACAACTTTGACACAAGCTACAGTATACAATTAAGAGACCTTTGGCCCTCTGTTCGAGTTGCcatgctgtgtgaacaaaagtaTGGAGCACTGATAAACAGCTTCTCTTCAGCACCTAATGTAATAACAGATTTAGAAGTTCAAGGATGTAAAGACTTCATCAGTTTTGACTGTTCCAGAAATGAAGTCCATCAATCTTCACAGGACTCCACAACCTCACACAGAGATTCAACAAAGCTGGAACCTGCTCCTCTTCAACCCAGTATAACTCCTGATATAAAATGTCTTGTTTTCCCCCAAGGAGACATATCTAGATTTAAGCCAGCTAG ACCTGACAGCAGTGGCATATTGGGATATTATCTACTGGATGCTGCATCAGTGCTGCCTGTACTAGCATTGGACGTCCAGCCAGGACACACAGTACTAGATCTATGTGCAGCTCCAGGAGGGAAGactcttgctctgctgcagacaCATTCAGTCA ATTATCTGTGGGCAAACGATCTGTCAGGTTCCCGCACAATGCGATTACGTAGGACTCTTCAGAGCTACCTCCCTAAAGAGTTCATGGATGAAAACAAAATCCTCGTCACTTCCACTGATGGTCGGCAGTTAGGCATGACAGAAGAGAAAAGATTTGACAGA GTGCTTGTAGATGTCCCCTGCACCACAGACAGACACTCTGCAATGGTGGAAGAGAACAATATTTTTAAGAGGTCAAGGACCAAAGAGAGACAGAAACTTCCTCTCTTGCAAACACAGCTGCTTCT GGCTGGGATCCAGGCCACGCGGCGAGGTGGACACATAGTGTACTCTACTTGTTCCCTGTCCCAGCTGCAGAATGAGTGTGTGGTGCAACAGGCCATAAGTCTTGCTCAGCAGGAGCTGGGAATCACAGTGGAGGTTGAGGACCTCAGATGGTTTGCGCAACGCTTTTCTGACACTTTCCACTTTGCACCACAGTTATGTGTCGGGGAGTTGGTTTTACCACACCTGCGTGCCAATTTTGGACCAATTTATATGTGTAAATTACATAGAATAAACTAG